The proteins below are encoded in one region of Acidobacteriota bacterium:
- a CDS encoding DegV family protein, whose amino-acid sequence MTSRPAARAKDGAVQIRYLDGLRLRRAVLAGIRRLQERREQLNSINVYPVPDADTGTNMALTMASAAERLRRHTHRSVADTSRTLAESAILGSQGNSGAILAQFLKGLADGLRGRVRVSTRDFAEAVARARTSAYAAIAKPREGTILTVIKDWSEHIHAAPQDSTDFAVLLRSALARAKESLRHTPDQLDVLKEHGVVDAGAQGFVHLLEGITDFVETGDLRAPEGSREVMAEAAPSEPFAYSHGRVDLAYRFCTECVVRTQGDVSPARVRELLEPMGDSLVVVSGDSLFKVHLHTNEPLRMYEALAALGTLASKKCDDMQTQHEGALADPARVAIVTDSACDLPMEYIRRNFISIVPLKLLFGSEVFLDKIEISPAEFLRKCRRSPHHPTTSQPSVQDYLKAYEEAGSRKPEILVICLSGAISGTFQAAQTAASQFSGPPVHVFDSRTVTVAQGLLVQHARTLALAGEDAASIAAKLEEIKRRAKVFVSLKTLEFLRRGGRISSSRSLVATLLNIRPLISLNEEGKVFSPTKAWGRFGVRRKVLRMARQEWEKYKRFRVAVAHVDAPGEADYYVRRIEKITGLKDIPVVEATAVLGAHVGPGAAGIAVLGIE is encoded by the coding sequence ATGACCTCGCGCCCCGCCGCTCGTGCCAAGGACGGCGCCGTTCAAATCCGCTACCTTGACGGGCTTCGGCTCCGACGGGCCGTTCTGGCGGGAATCCGCCGCCTCCAGGAACGAAGGGAGCAGCTCAACAGCATCAACGTCTACCCTGTTCCCGACGCGGATACAGGAACCAACATGGCCCTGACCATGGCCAGTGCCGCCGAGAGGCTGCGGCGCCACACGCACCGCTCCGTGGCGGATACCAGCCGGACGCTGGCGGAGAGCGCCATCCTGGGCTCTCAGGGGAATTCCGGGGCCATCCTCGCCCAGTTCCTCAAGGGGCTCGCCGATGGTCTTCGAGGGCGTGTGCGGGTCAGCACGCGGGACTTCGCGGAGGCCGTCGCCCGGGCCCGGACCTCCGCCTACGCCGCCATCGCGAAGCCCCGGGAGGGCACGATCCTCACCGTCATCAAGGACTGGTCCGAGCACATCCATGCGGCCCCGCAGGATTCAACCGATTTCGCGGTGCTCCTGCGGAGCGCCCTGGCCCGGGCCAAGGAGTCCCTCCGCCACACGCCCGACCAACTCGATGTCTTGAAGGAACATGGGGTGGTGGACGCCGGAGCGCAGGGATTCGTGCATCTCCTGGAGGGGATCACGGATTTCGTTGAGACCGGAGACCTTCGCGCCCCGGAAGGCTCCCGGGAGGTCATGGCGGAGGCTGCTCCCTCGGAGCCCTTCGCTTACTCCCACGGCAGGGTGGACCTCGCCTACCGCTTCTGCACCGAGTGCGTCGTGAGAACCCAGGGAGACGTCTCCCCCGCCCGGGTTCGCGAACTGCTGGAGCCGATGGGAGACAGCCTCGTGGTGGTCTCGGGGGATTCCCTGTTCAAGGTCCACCTCCACACGAACGAACCTCTCCGGATGTACGAGGCTCTCGCGGCGCTCGGGACCCTCGCCTCCAAGAAGTGCGACGACATGCAGACCCAGCACGAGGGGGCCCTGGCCGACCCGGCTCGCGTGGCCATCGTCACGGACTCGGCCTGCGATCTTCCCATGGAGTACATCCGCAGGAATTTCATCTCCATCGTTCCCCTCAAGCTGTTGTTCGGGAGCGAGGTGTTCCTGGACAAGATCGAGATCTCCCCGGCGGAGTTTCTGCGGAAGTGCCGGAGGAGTCCCCACCATCCCACGACGAGCCAGCCCTCCGTGCAGGACTACCTCAAGGCTTACGAGGAGGCGGGCTCGCGAAAGCCGGAGATCCTCGTCATATGCCTCTCGGGGGCCATCAGCGGGACCTTCCAGGCGGCGCAGACGGCGGCCTCCCAGTTCTCGGGTCCTCCCGTCCATGTGTTCGACAGCCGGACGGTGACGGTGGCGCAGGGCCTCCTCGTCCAGCACGCGAGAACCCTGGCGCTGGCGGGGGAGGATGCGGCCTCCATCGCCGCGAAGCTCGAGGAGATCAAGAGGCGGGCGAAGGTCTTTGTGTCTTTGAAGACACTCGAGTTCCTCCGCCGCGGCGGGCGCATCAGCTCGTCCCGGAGCCTCGTGGCCACCCTTCTCAACATCCGGCCCTTGATCTCCCTGAACGAGGAGGGGAAGGTCTTCAGTCCCACCAAGGCCTGGGGGCGGTTCGGGGTGCGGCGCAAGGTCCTCCGAATGGCCCGGCAGGAGTGGGAGAAGTACAAGCGGTTCCGGGTGGCCGTCGCCCACGTGGACGCGCCGGGAGAGGCGGACTACTACGTGAGACGGATCGAGAAGATCACGGGCTTGAAGGACATTCCCGTCGTCGAGGCGACGGCGGTCCTCGGCGCCCATGTGGGTCCCGGCGCCGCCGGCATCGCCGTCCTGGGGATCGAGTGA